The DNA region GACCCGCAGGGCAAGCTGAACCCGCGGGGTAAGACCTCCTTCCGCTGGATCCCGAACGGCATCCCCGGCATCGAGACGCGGCTGCCAGTGTTCTTCTCGGAAGGAGTCTCGAAGGGGCGGATCAGCCTCAACCAGTTCGCCGCGCTGACCGCCACGAACCACGCCAAGCTGTACGGGCTCTACCCGCGCAAGGGCTCGATCGCCCCGGGTTTCGACGCCGACCTCACCCTGTGGGATCCGAACCGGCGCGAGACCATCCGCCAGGCCAACCTGCACCACGGCTCCGACTACACGCCCTGGGAGGGTTTCGACGTCACCGGCTGGCCGGTGGTGACCATCGCGGGCGGGCAGGTCATCGCCGAGGACGGCCGGGTCCTGTCCGAGCCGGGGCGCGGGCGTGTGCTCGACCGGGCCGTCGATCCGGCCGAGCGGCGGGAGGCCTGAAGGCCACACTGGCTCGCCGCTTGCTTGCAGCGCCCGGGGGAGAACCGCATGGACGTCGAGCTGATCGGCCTGACCAAGCGCTACGGCGCGGCCATTGCGGTCGACGGCATCGACCTGAAGGTGCCGTCCGGCGCCTATTGCTGCCTGCTCGGCCCCTCCGGCTGCGGCAAGACCACGACGCTCCGGATGATCGGCGGCCACGAGCGCGCCAGCGCGGGCGACGTGGTGATCGGCCCCAAGGCGGTGGGCGACGCGGCCCCGGCCGCGCGCGGTACCGCCATGATGTTCCAGAGCTACGCGCTGTTCCCGCATCTCGACGCGCGCGACAACGTCGCCTTCAGCCTCAAGATGCGGGGGATCGGCAAGGCGGAGCGCCGCGCCAAGGCGATGGCGATGCTCGACCTCGTCCAGATGGGCCATCTCGCCGGGCGCCTGCCGGCCCAGCTCTCGGGCGGCCAGCAGCAGCGCGTGGCGCTCGCCCGCGCCCTCGTCACCGGCCCGAAGGTGCTGCTGCTCGACGAGCCGCTCTCCGCGCTCGACCCGTTCCTGCGGGTGCGGATGCGGGTGGAGCTGAAGCGGATCCAGACCGAGCTGGGGCTCACCTTCATCCACGTCACCCACAGCCAGGAGGAGGCGATGGCGCTCTCCGACCTCGTGGTGGTGATGAATGCCGGCCGGATCGAGCAGGCTGCCGACCCGCGCACCGTGTTCGAGCGCCCGGCCACCGCCTTCGTGGCCCGGTTCATCGGCGGCCACAACGTGATCCGGCGGCCCGAGGGGCTCGTCGCCGTGCGGGCGGACCGGATGCGGCTCGGCGCCGAGGCCGGCCCCGCCGCGCTGCCGGCCCGGGTGGTGGCAGTCGAGTACCAGGGCACCAGCGTCCATGTCGGCCTCGACGCCGACGGGCTGGAGCGCGCGCCCGAGAGCCCCGCCGCCCTCACGGCAATCGTCAGCGACGCGGATTTCGCGACCCGCCCGCTCCGCCTCGGCGACACGATCCCGGTCGGCTGGGACGCGGCCGCCGCCCACCACCTCGATGCGTAACAGGACGGAGACGACGATGGACCTTTCCCCGAGCCGCCGCACGCTCCTAAAGGGCGCTGCCGCGCTCGCCGCGACGCCGGTGACCGGCTTCCCGGCGGTGCACGCCGCCGAGCCCGTGACCCTGCGCTACCTCGGCACCGCGGTGAACCAGTCCGCCGACATCGCCCGGAAGGTGAAGGAGGATCTCGGCCTCACCATCGAGTACATCCCCGTGGTCACCGACGAGGTGACCAAGCGCGCGGTCACCCAGCCGAACTCCTTCGACCTGATCGACACCGAGTACTTCAGCCTCAAGAAGATCCTGCCCTCCGGCAACCTGCAGGGCATGGACGCCAAGCGGATCAAGCTCGCCGACAAGATCTCTTCGGTCTTCACCAAGGGGGAAGTGGCGGGCAAGCGGATCGGCGACCAGGGCACGGCGCCCAAGAAGGTCTTCTACCTGGAAGGCCAGGACTCGAAGAAATTTGCCGGCGAACAGACCGAGTGGATCTCGCTGATCCCGACCGTCTACAACGCCGACACGCTGGGCATCCGGCCGGACCTGATCAAGGTGCCCGTCACGAGCTGGAAGGAGCTCCTGAACCCGGCCTTCAAGGGCAAGGCCTCGATCCTCAACATCCCGTCGATCGGCATCATGGACGCCGCCATGGTGGTGGAGGCCACCGGCGACTACACCTACGGCGACAAGGGCAACATGACGAAGCCCGAGATCGACCGCACCATCAAGGTGCTGATCGAGGCCAAGCGCGCCGGCCAGTTCCGCGCCTTCTGGCAGGACTTCAACGAATCCGTGAACCTGATGGCCTCGGGCGAGACGGTGATCCAGTCGATGTGGTCGCCCGCCGTCACCAAGGTGCGCGCGCAGGGCGTGCCCTGCACCTACCAGCCGCTGAAGGAGGGCTACCGGGCCTGGGCCTCGGGCTTCGGCATCCCCAAGACCCTGAGCGGCCGGAAGCTCGACGCCGCCTACGATTTCATCAACTGGTTCCTGTCCGGCTGGGCCGGGGCCTACCTCAACCGGCAGGGCTACTACTCGGCCGTGCTGGAGACCGCCCAGGCGAACATGCAGCCCTACGAGTGGGCCTTCTGGATGGAGGGGAAGCCCGCCGAGAAGGACATCCTCGGCCCTGACGGCACCCTGATCGAGACGGCCGGCGCCACCCGCGACGGCGGCTCCTTCGACGCGCGGATGGGCGCGGTCGCCTGCTGGAACGCCGTGATGGACGAGAACACCTACATGGTGCGTAAGTGGAACGAGTTCATCGCGGCGTGAGCGCGGTGGGCGCCCGCTGCAAGCGACCGAAGAGGCCCATCCTGCGCGGCCACGCGGCGGCCGGATGGAGCGCGGGTCCCCTCTCCCGCACGGGAGAGGGGGCGCGTCGCGCCTTGCGGAAACCGATGCTTGCGCATCGCACCCCACTGAGGAGATGGGACGCATCAGCGCGCGTGGGGCGCATCCGATGACCGATCTCGCCCTGCCCGCCGCCGCGGCCGCCGAGCGGACCGCCGCGCCCGCCGACGCGGCGCGCCCGCGCGGCCGCGCCCTCGCCTACCTCCAGGCCGCGCCGCTGGCCCTCGTCTTCCTGGTCTTCCTGGTGGTGCCGCTGGTGCTCACCGGGATCGTCTCGCTCTGGGAGTACAACGAGTACGAGATCATCCCGGCCCTCACCCTGCAGAACTACGCCGACGTGTTCGACGGCTGCCTGTCGGCCGACCTCTGCACGACTTTGCGCACCTACATGTCAACGGTGAAGTTCGTCGTGCTGACGCTGGCGATCACCCTGCCGCTCGGCTTCGCGATCGCCTACTTCCTGGCCTTCCACATCCGCTCGGGGACGGTGCGGATGGGCCTGTTCCTGCTCTGCACGATCCCGTTCTGGACCTCGAACGTGATCCGGATGATCTCGTGGATCCCGCTGCTCGGCCGCAACGGCCTCGTCAACGACACGCTCCGCACCCTCGGGCTGATCCGCGCGCCGATCGACGGCCTGCTCTACTCGGACTTCGCGGTGGTGCTGGCCTTCGTGCACCTCGACACGGTGTTCATGATCGTGCCGATCTTCAACAGCCTCGCGCGCATCGACCGGCGGCTGATCGAGGCGGCGCGCGACGGCGGCGCGTCCGGCGCGCAGATCCTCTGGAACGTGGTGCTGCCGCTCGCCAAGCCCGGCATCGCCATCGGGACGATCTTCGTGACGACGCTGGTGATGGGCGACTTCGTCACCGTGGGCGTCATGGGCGGCCAGCAGATCGCCAGCGTCGGCAAGGTGATCCAGGTGCAGATGTCCTACCTGCAGTTCCCGGCCGCCGCCGCCAACGCCGTGGTGCTGCTCGCCGCCGTGCTGCTGATGATCCTGGGGCTCACCCGGATGATCGACCTCCGGCGGGAGCTGTAGCGATGGACCAGCCCCGCGGCCGCGCCTTCTACCTGCTGGCGGCGGTCTTCGCCCTCTACGTCCTGTTCCTCTACGGGCCGACGCTGACGATCCTGGCGCTCAGCTTCCAGGGCCCGTCCGGCGGCCTGACCTTCCCGATGAACGGGGTCTCGACCCACTGGTTCGCCAAGCTGTGGGAAGGCGTCGGCGTCGTCGACATCTGGGCGGCGCTGCGGCGCTCGCTCGCCCTCGGCCTCGTGGTCATGGCGCTCACCGTCACGATCGCTTTCTACGCCGGCCTCGCCTTCCGGAAGGGGTTTCGCGGGGCCGGCCTCGTCTTCGCCCTGGCGGTGTCGAGCCTGATCGTGCCCTCGATCGTGGTCTCGCTGGGCATCGGCCTGGAGTTCCGGCTCCTCGACGACGGCATCAAGGCGCTGGCCGCCGCGACCGGCTGGGGGTTCCTGCAGGACCACGGCACGCTGATGGGCCTCTACACATCGGCGCTCGGGGCGCACCTCACCTGGACGCTGCCCTTCGGCCTGCTGATCATGTTCGCGGTGTTCAACCGGTTCGACCCGGCCTACGAGGAGGCCGCCCGCGACCTCGGCGCCAGCGGCCCGCAGACGCTGCGCCACGTGGTCGTGCCGATCCTCGCGCCCGCGCTCGTCGGTGTCGCGCTGTTCGGCTTCACCCTGTCGTTCGACGAGCTCGCCCGCACCAGTCAGGCGATCGGCGGCCGCAACACCCTGCCGCTGGAGTTGCAGGGCCTGACCACCACGGTGACGACGCCGGAGATCTACGCGCTCGGGACGGTCACCACGGCCGTCTCGGCGCTGGTGATCGGGACCGCGCTCGGCCTGACCCTGTGGCTGCAGAAGCGCCGGGCGCGGCGGGCGCTGGCCGGCATGTGATCGATGCCGGACGGCCGGGCCGCCGTGGGTGGGCGCCGCCGCATTGCCAACCCACCCCCGTCCGTGTATGCGCACGGCGCGCCCCCGAGACACCCTTGGAGGCAGGGGCGCGCCGGGAAGGTCGTGAGCCGTCCGCGTCGGGCGGCTTTTTCGCGTTCCGGCTCCAGCAATCGTAAAGGATCACGCCATGAGCGCTGTGAAGACGCTTGAGGCCGTGGCACGCGACCGGGTCGGCAAGGGGGCCGCCCGGGCCGTTCGTCGCCAGGGCCAAGTTCCCGCCGTCATCTACGGGGGTGGCCAGCCGCCGCAATCCATCGCGGTCGACCTCATCCGCACCCGCACCCTGATCTACGCCGGCGGCTTCAAGACCACGCTGTTCGAGATCAACGCCGGCGGCACGAAGGTCCGCGCGATCCCGCGCGACTTCCAGCTCGACCCGGTGACCGGCGTGCCGCTGCACGTCGACTTCCTGCGCGTCGTCTCGGGCCAGACCGTCACGGTCGAGGTGCCGGTGCACTTCGTCAACGAGGACGCGGCCCCCGGCATCAAGAAGCTCGGCGGCACCCTCAACATCGTGGCCCACACGCTGAGCCTCGACGTCGCCCCCGACCAGATCCCGGACGCGATCGAGGTCGACCTCACCGGCCGCGCGATCGGCGACGTCATCCACGTCTCCGACATCAAGATCCCGGCCGGCACCTACACCGGCGAGGCGACCGACCCGGTGGCCAACATCGTGCCGCCGACCGTGCTGGGCGCCGAGGTGGAGGCCGAGGAGGCCGCCATCGCCGAGGCGCAGTCGGCCGAGGCCGCCGAGGAGAAGGCCGAGGAGTCCGCCGAGGACGAGAAGAAGGACGGCGAGGAGGCCTGAGCCTCGTCGCCACCTGTCACGCGACGCGAGAGCCCCGGTCCTGCCGGGGCTCTCTGCGTTTCGGCCGCGGTCAGGG from Methylobacterium sp. NMS14P includes:
- a CDS encoding ABC transporter ATP-binding protein, encoding MDVELIGLTKRYGAAIAVDGIDLKVPSGAYCCLLGPSGCGKTTTLRMIGGHERASAGDVVIGPKAVGDAAPAARGTAMMFQSYALFPHLDARDNVAFSLKMRGIGKAERRAKAMAMLDLVQMGHLAGRLPAQLSGGQQQRVALARALVTGPKVLLLDEPLSALDPFLRVRMRVELKRIQTELGLTFIHVTHSQEEAMALSDLVVVMNAGRIEQAADPRTVFERPATAFVARFIGGHNVIRRPEGLVAVRADRMRLGAEAGPAALPARVVAVEYQGTSVHVGLDADGLERAPESPAALTAIVSDADFATRPLRLGDTIPVGWDAAAAHHLDA
- a CDS encoding ABC transporter substrate-binding protein, whose amino-acid sequence is MDLSPSRRTLLKGAAALAATPVTGFPAVHAAEPVTLRYLGTAVNQSADIARKVKEDLGLTIEYIPVVTDEVTKRAVTQPNSFDLIDTEYFSLKKILPSGNLQGMDAKRIKLADKISSVFTKGEVAGKRIGDQGTAPKKVFYLEGQDSKKFAGEQTEWISLIPTVYNADTLGIRPDLIKVPVTSWKELLNPAFKGKASILNIPSIGIMDAAMVVEATGDYTYGDKGNMTKPEIDRTIKVLIEAKRAGQFRAFWQDFNESVNLMASGETVIQSMWSPAVTKVRAQGVPCTYQPLKEGYRAWASGFGIPKTLSGRKLDAAYDFINWFLSGWAGAYLNRQGYYSAVLETAQANMQPYEWAFWMEGKPAEKDILGPDGTLIETAGATRDGGSFDARMGAVACWNAVMDENTYMVRKWNEFIAA
- a CDS encoding ABC transporter permease; its protein translation is MTDLALPAAAAAERTAAPADAARPRGRALAYLQAAPLALVFLVFLVVPLVLTGIVSLWEYNEYEIIPALTLQNYADVFDGCLSADLCTTLRTYMSTVKFVVLTLAITLPLGFAIAYFLAFHIRSGTVRMGLFLLCTIPFWTSNVIRMISWIPLLGRNGLVNDTLRTLGLIRAPIDGLLYSDFAVVLAFVHLDTVFMIVPIFNSLARIDRRLIEAARDGGASGAQILWNVVLPLAKPGIAIGTIFVTTLVMGDFVTVGVMGGQQIASVGKVIQVQMSYLQFPAAAANAVVLLAAVLLMILGLTRMIDLRREL
- a CDS encoding ABC transporter permease codes for the protein MDQPRGRAFYLLAAVFALYVLFLYGPTLTILALSFQGPSGGLTFPMNGVSTHWFAKLWEGVGVVDIWAALRRSLALGLVVMALTVTIAFYAGLAFRKGFRGAGLVFALAVSSLIVPSIVVSLGIGLEFRLLDDGIKALAAATGWGFLQDHGTLMGLYTSALGAHLTWTLPFGLLIMFAVFNRFDPAYEEAARDLGASGPQTLRHVVVPILAPALVGVALFGFTLSFDELARTSQAIGGRNTLPLELQGLTTTVTTPEIYALGTVTTAVSALVIGTALGLTLWLQKRRARRALAGM
- a CDS encoding 50S ribosomal protein L25/general stress protein Ctc — protein: MSAVKTLEAVARDRVGKGAARAVRRQGQVPAVIYGGGQPPQSIAVDLIRTRTLIYAGGFKTTLFEINAGGTKVRAIPRDFQLDPVTGVPLHVDFLRVVSGQTVTVEVPVHFVNEDAAPGIKKLGGTLNIVAHTLSLDVAPDQIPDAIEVDLTGRAIGDVIHVSDIKIPAGTYTGEATDPVANIVPPTVLGAEVEAEEAAIAEAQSAEAAEEKAEESAEDEKKDGEEA